Proteins co-encoded in one Luteolibacter sp. Y139 genomic window:
- a CDS encoding XylR family transcriptional regulator, which yields MRHVAVIVETSTQYGRNLIRGIARFGRLHDWQIHFEYRGKTAAEPDWLADFKGDGVITTSPDQRHSRALRKLGMPVFDLQSTLLDPAGEHLIVDSDHRAVGKMAAEHFIEKGHRHFAFLGYSDHNVSREREIGFTEVLAARGHKPLCHLTPERKARSFESLQKGDLAFIESLPKPCALFCCWDEVAFRAVQSAIELQIAVPEDLAVLGVDNDPVFSSTSRIPLSSIDPDIIRMGFLAASWLAELMAGKELKQIKLERLVPPKGLVIRQSTALDAIEDPVVRRFLELLRQQRPGLLSIEELARDCHVSRRLLEQRVKAATGKTPRQLLSQTLVEGIQRFLSQTDYTLAHIADLLGFEHAERLSHLFRRQTGKTPGEYRKSTGV from the coding sequence GTGCGACACGTCGCGGTCATCGTTGAAACCTCCACCCAGTACGGGCGAAATCTGATTCGGGGCATCGCCCGTTTCGGCCGCCTCCACGACTGGCAGATCCACTTCGAATACCGCGGCAAAACCGCGGCCGAACCCGATTGGCTCGCCGACTTCAAGGGCGATGGCGTCATCACCACCAGCCCGGACCAGCGGCATTCGCGCGCCCTTCGGAAACTGGGCATGCCGGTCTTCGACCTTCAGAGCACCTTGTTAGACCCCGCCGGCGAGCACCTCATCGTCGACAGCGATCACCGCGCCGTCGGCAAGATGGCCGCCGAGCACTTCATCGAAAAAGGCCACCGCCACTTCGCCTTCCTCGGCTACAGCGATCACAATGTCTCCCGCGAACGCGAGATCGGCTTCACCGAAGTCCTTGCCGCCCGTGGCCACAAGCCGCTCTGCCACCTCACCCCGGAGCGTAAGGCCCGCAGTTTCGAGTCCCTTCAAAAGGGCGACCTCGCCTTCATCGAGTCGCTGCCAAAGCCCTGCGCACTGTTCTGCTGCTGGGATGAAGTCGCCTTCCGCGCCGTCCAGTCCGCGATCGAACTCCAGATCGCCGTCCCCGAAGACCTCGCCGTGCTCGGCGTGGACAATGATCCCGTCTTCTCCAGCACCTCGCGCATCCCGCTTTCGAGCATCGACCCGGACATCATCCGCATGGGCTTCCTCGCCGCCTCATGGCTCGCGGAGCTAATGGCAGGAAAGGAGCTGAAACAGATCAAACTCGAACGCCTCGTGCCGCCGAAGGGTCTCGTGATCCGACAATCCACGGCACTTGATGCAATTGAAGACCCCGTCGTGCGGCGCTTCCTCGAGCTGCTTCGCCAACAGCGTCCCGGCCTTCTCAGCATCGAGGAACTCGCACGCGACTGCCACGTCTCGCGCCGTCTGTTAGAGCAACGCGTCAAGGCTGCCACCGGCAAGACACCACGCCAGTTGTTGAGCCAGACCTTGGTCGAAGGCATCCAGCGCTTCCTTTCGCAAACCGACTACACGCTGGCTCACATCGCGGACTTGCTCGGCTTCGAGCACGCGGAACGCTTGAGTCATCTTTTTCGCAGACAGACCGGCAAGACCCCCGGGGAATACCGTAAATCCACGGGAGTATAA
- the bioD gene encoding dethiobiotin synthase: MSYFVTGTDTGAGKTRFSSLLVAALRAEGIDAAGFKPVCCGDRDDAVQLAAASGGLEPEQVNPVWLKAAVAPLVAGMLENRPVDPIALLMATRDFIASHAEVVVEGVGGWRVPLAEGYDMADFATDLGLPVIVVVGNRLGALNHTLLTVDAIRARGLEIAGLVINHLADELDTAAITNKGIIEQLTGLPILAEIIHGQDFLEVEPFLGS, translated from the coding sequence GTGAGCTACTTTGTCACCGGCACTGATACCGGCGCGGGCAAGACCCGTTTCTCCTCTCTTCTGGTCGCGGCGCTGCGTGCGGAAGGCATCGATGCGGCGGGCTTCAAGCCGGTGTGCTGTGGTGATCGCGATGATGCGGTGCAGCTGGCGGCTGCGTCGGGTGGCTTGGAACCGGAGCAGGTGAATCCGGTGTGGCTGAAGGCGGCGGTGGCTCCGCTGGTGGCAGGGATGCTGGAGAACCGGCCGGTGGATCCGATCGCACTGTTGATGGCGACGAGGGATTTCATTGCGAGTCACGCGGAGGTGGTTGTCGAAGGTGTGGGTGGGTGGCGCGTTCCGCTGGCCGAGGGGTATGACATGGCGGACTTCGCGACGGATCTGGGGTTGCCGGTGATTGTGGTGGTGGGCAATCGGCTTGGAGCGCTGAACCACACGCTGCTGACGGTGGATGCGATTCGTGCGCGTGGGTTGGAGATCGCGGGGCTGGTGATCAATCACCTAGCGGATGAGCTGGATACGGCGGCGATCACGAACAAGGGGATCATTGAGCAGCTGACGGGTTTGCCGATCCTGGCGGAGATCATCCATGGGCAGGACTTCCTGGAGGTGGAGCCTTTCCTTGGATCTTGA
- the cdaA gene encoding diadenylate cyclase CdaA has protein sequence MVWDFVRLHWRDGIEILILAIAIYQIFRAFRATRGARILVGLVVILVAITLLLRLFEFAVISWLVTRAAILLVFAVPIIFQPELRNALAKLGSSRLFSFSNKSQLDFLEIFEDSVVALSKKRIGALFAIQRDIALKPYEETGVMLNADFSPELSMTVFFPKTPLHDGGMVISNKKVTAAACVFPVSQRELADRSIGLRHRAAIGVSEESDCVAIIVSEETGSISICMDGHLERNLGEEKFRSRMAEIFLATDNNHEKGVSKEPDPQDRVAAAGDRDLVSD, from the coding sequence ATGGTGTGGGACTTTGTCAGGCTACATTGGCGCGACGGGATCGAAATTTTGATCCTGGCGATCGCCATCTATCAGATTTTCCGGGCCTTCCGGGCGACCCGAGGGGCGCGGATTCTGGTGGGACTCGTGGTCATTCTGGTGGCGATCACCTTGCTGCTGCGGCTGTTCGAGTTCGCGGTGATTTCGTGGTTGGTGACGCGGGCGGCGATCTTGCTGGTCTTCGCGGTGCCGATCATTTTCCAGCCGGAGCTGCGCAATGCGCTGGCGAAGCTGGGGAGCAGCCGGCTGTTCTCGTTCTCAAACAAGAGCCAGCTCGACTTCCTGGAGATCTTCGAGGACTCGGTGGTGGCGCTGTCAAAGAAGCGCATCGGGGCTCTGTTTGCCATCCAGCGGGACATCGCGCTGAAGCCGTATGAGGAGACGGGCGTGATGCTGAATGCGGACTTCTCGCCGGAGCTTTCGATGACGGTGTTTTTCCCGAAGACGCCGCTGCATGACGGCGGGATGGTGATTTCGAACAAGAAGGTGACGGCCGCGGCATGCGTGTTTCCGGTGAGCCAGCGCGAATTGGCGGACCGCTCGATCGGCCTGCGTCACCGTGCCGCGATCGGGGTGTCGGAGGAGAGCGACTGCGTGGCGATCATCGTCAGCGAGGAAACCGGCTCGATTTCCATCTGCATGGACGGGCACTTGGAGCGGAATCTGGGCGAGGAGAAGTTCCGTTCGCGGATGGCGGAGATCTTCCTCGCGACCGACAACAATCATGAGAAAGGCGTTTCGAAAGAACCTGATCCCCAAGATCGTGTCGCTGCTGCTGGCGACCGCGATCTGGTTTCTGATTAG
- the folP gene encoding dihydropteroate synthase has product MWWKTGRKRLDLSRRGRVMGILNVTPDSFSDGGTHAGVAAALGHARRMIAEGAEIIDIGGESTRPGAAEVLVAEEIGRTAPVIAALREEWEGVISIDTMKASVAAAALEAGADIVNDVSGLTGDPEMAPLCVKTGCGVVVMHMQGDPRTMQVAPHYDDVVAEVRAFFEERLAALIAAGLDPETICFDPGIGFGKTVEHNLALLRALPELGAGGRPVLLGVSRKSFIGRVLGSADLADRSWPTVAITAWAREAGVMIHRVHEVLPNVQALRMTEAILHRGIPHSPDE; this is encoded by the coding sequence ATGTGGTGGAAAACGGGACGCAAGCGGCTGGATCTGAGCCGGCGGGGAAGGGTCATGGGCATCCTGAATGTCACTCCGGACTCCTTTTCGGATGGGGGGACGCACGCCGGGGTGGCCGCCGCCTTGGGGCATGCGCGGCGGATGATCGCGGAGGGGGCGGAGATCATCGACATCGGCGGGGAATCGACCCGTCCCGGGGCGGCGGAGGTGCTGGTAGCGGAGGAGATCGGGCGGACCGCGCCGGTGATCGCGGCGCTGCGGGAGGAGTGGGAGGGGGTGATTTCCATTGATACCATGAAGGCTTCGGTCGCTGCCGCGGCGCTGGAGGCGGGGGCTGACATCGTGAATGACGTGAGTGGCCTGACCGGGGATCCGGAGATGGCTCCGCTGTGCGTGAAAACCGGCTGTGGGGTGGTGGTGATGCACATGCAGGGCGATCCGCGGACGATGCAGGTGGCCCCCCACTACGATGACGTGGTGGCGGAGGTGCGGGCGTTTTTCGAGGAGCGACTGGCGGCGCTGATTGCTGCGGGGCTTGATCCAGAAACGATCTGCTTCGATCCGGGAATCGGCTTCGGGAAGACGGTGGAGCACAATCTGGCGCTGCTGCGGGCCTTGCCGGAGCTGGGGGCCGGAGGGCGTCCGGTGCTGCTCGGGGTGTCGAGGAAGTCCTTTATCGGGCGAGTTCTCGGGAGTGCCGACCTAGCGGACCGGTCGTGGCCGACGGTGGCGATCACGGCGTGGGCGCGGGAGGCGGGTGTGATGATCCACCGGGTCCACGAGGTGCTGCCGAACGTGCAGGCGCTGCGGATGACCGAGGCGATCCTGCATCGTGGAATCCCCCATTCTCCGGATGAATGA